The genomic region TCTTTTATTCGTGGCAGTTCCGAACTTTTGGATGAAATTACAGATTTGAACATTAAAGTCGGTTCACATCTGACATATGAATACAACGATAATCGTATCGGTAACTATTATCTGGTTACAATTGACGATGAAGAGTTAAATATTTCATTAGAAATGGCTAATAATATTTTTATTAGAATTTAACTTTTATTTTTCTTTTTTTACAAATATTTATATAATATTTATTTCAAACTTAATAGCATTAAATATAATTTATTTCTTTTTGTGGTGTTTTAATGCGTGGAAATTTATCAGATGAAATTGTTTCGATTAAAATTGAAGAAGGTAGTAAAAGGCCAATTGCTTTACATGAAAAAAGTAAGTTCGGTAAAATTGAAGCTGATTGCCTTCATCTTTCATTAATTGAAGCATGTTATCTGTTGGAAAAAGGACGTTTAAACATCTATGAGGATGATATTGAATGCAGTGTCGGCTATTTAATTGATCTTTTAAAGGAACAAAACAACTATGCCAAATATATTGTGTATAGGGATTTAAAAGACCGTGGATATGTAATTAAAACAGGATTTAAATATGGTTCCGAATTCAGATTATATGACAGAGGCAGGTCTCCGGGTCAGGGTCACTCAGATTTTTTAGTTAAAATCATTCATGAAAATTACAATATTGACTCTTTGGACTTTGCAAGCTATGTCAGGGTATCTC from uncultured Methanobrevibacter sp. harbors:
- the endA gene encoding tRNA-intron lyase produces the protein MRGNLSDEIVSIKIEEGSKRPIALHEKSKFGKIEADCLHLSLIEACYLLEKGRLNIYEDDIECSVGYLIDLLKEQNNYAKYIVYRDLKDRGYVIKTGFKYGSEFRLYDRGRSPGQGHSDFLVKIIHENYNIDSLDFASYVRVSHGVNKKLLLAIVDDDFDITYYNIEWTRP